GTTCGGCGGCATACAAATAGGTGGCGACAGGTTCCGACACATCACCAACGCGGCGAAGCAAGCTATACAGCAAGCGGGGCTGCTCAACAAATGATATTAAATGATGATAATTTagattgatataaataaataaattattgtttttgtataaaagtatTTGATTTAATGTTATGGTATATCCAATGTACTTGTTCACATCAACGTGATTAAGTAAATGACTAATTCGAATAAATACGACAAATTGACGTACTCGAAGTTAGCTCTCGACTAGATGAAACTTGACTGATATTGTAATGAGCAGGAGGCAGTAACTTTATAGTAAAGCGAGTGAGCGTAGCTCGTAGCAACTCGTAGTCAAATTGTTCGTAGCACTTAGAGCGTAGCCAGTACTATGTGACGGATGCTCGTTTCGtagcaaaacaaataaaacaaaggaaGAGCTAAGATATTCTAATACCCTTAAGTACCTGAATGTTTGGattttcacaattttctttATGTACCTGAACTAAACAATATGGAGTTTGAGACAGTGACTTAAAAACTTTCCATATTTACATGATTCTTCACACATCATCATAAGCCTATAAATACTTTCTGACTCTTTTTACACGGAGATACAaatagcattaatcaccacacttgctcaaaaTGGATTAGTGATTTTAAACTTAGTTGCAATTAACGCTTTGACTTATGActatatattataaagtaattagtaataaatttattactaaaaataatgtatgcTAGAGAATagtcaaaaattcaaaattaatctccatgttaatatttttattttccaatgtACAATACGACTCTGCACTCTGCTGCTGCTATGCTGCCATCTGTTTTGAATTATCCGCAACTGTACAACTGACTCgtatcttatttaaataaataaatttatcccGTTGTAATtgatgtaaaacattttttcaatccaacacatcatatattataattataataatacgaaTTCATTGATGTCATTACAAAAGTTCTGAATTTCTTGAGAAAGTTCTAGCATCATTCGGTAGATGGCGTCTATAATTTACTCTATTGTTCAGAAGATGGCACTACGGGTATTGTGTGTACCTACTATATTTTTCGGTAACCAAATTCTCGTTTTTTCCAGAGAAAAGTATTTTGCTCTTGTTGCCCCAAGGATTAAGACACCCGTTTTCATGCatgagttcgaaacctaccaacgcaACGGCAAGAACCAATGTGAGCtttgtctgagttacatgaactttctaagatttatttagacactacggtaaaggaaaacgtcgcgagaaaacctgggcttataatttctaattacaagtatGAAAACGTCGACCCGCATTAATTaagcgtggtgataaatgctcaaaccttgtcCGCGCGAAaataggcctttggtcagcagaggCGACTTATAAGCTTTAAGTTGGTGATGATGAtcgtcaattattttttaatacgcAATAGACGAAAACAGATAATCATCCATAGATAAGAGATATTGTGACACAGACCatcacagttttttttatatttgtagaatattatAGCTCACAACAGCTTTCTTACATCGTCCCAAATTCTCTGCTTTAGCGCAGAACTTGGAGTTGTATTCAGCGCATTAAGCAACTAGCAAATAAGTACTCCATGTAATATGCGACTCACTTTAATGCaaaaatactaaagaaaaaaatattttacgaaagGCCAAATCTAATAGAATCTAAATGACTTAAGCAAAGGCCCAAATTACTAGATCGTAGAAATAGAACTAATTTGATACCTAATACCTCATGTGTGTGACCTAATGTTACTCATCTACATACGAAATGAATATCCACTTCCATAatagtgatgttttatagttcCGTAACTATAACCGAATATCGATGAACCATGTGTactaagtattatatttattaaaaagcaaAGTGAAACTGATGTTTCGAATAAATTCGAGTCTTGGAGAGTTCTTAATAATGTTAAGATTCGTTTTTAAACCGATTTGGATGAAAAAAGTGATGGCTCTCCATATGGTCTTATGACTGGTGGTTATAATTATGGTCTTATGATGAGTAATCGTTTGTACGTTACTCTATATATACAAAAGATACAAAGGTAGATTTATATTTGGAAAAGTTGACATTAGTTACTCtgaaaaaatgttacatttgtAACCAAAACTGATACCAACAACATTAACCCTACTAAATACAACATCAATTTCGTTCCCGTATCCAAATTCGAAATAAACCTAACACCACTATTTGAAATTACATGTGAAattaaaacgtaatataatCACTACGTGGCGACTAATTCCTTGGAAATGTCGCGTGAAATTACTCATTCAAATTGGAGCAAAACAAAATCTATGAAATTACAAAGTTTCCGGTCCGCATTGCATTACCATAATACATCTATTACATACAATTTACATATCGTAGCGGTAATTACGCATAGTATAATCTTGTGACTAGAGATTAAAGAAAGAATTAgatatattatgaaattgtgctagtatatggcaataggctcaccctctattatatAAGACTTATGACACATATGGTctgcagacggcgagcaagggtagctcatcgcccgaatagaaccagacccgtgcgtgcgacgcgtcgcgttccgcgcgcgtatcaaagagccatcagaccaccacagatggggcccagcagggctgatgcctgattcggagctgcggactacctagcgggtttaccggggctccggctcgaaaagcaggagaaggaacggggtggtttttagtcagtaagagtctgacactccctctcgcctcgcccaaggcgagaaaagccattggatgattttcccacctcaaaaaaaaaaaaaaaatgatacatatggtgaaaagtgagtgtacattgtaggTGGTacggtggcattacgtgccgtaatgtgcatctctgcctaaaCCTTTGGGggtaaaagacgtgacgatacgtGCGATAGATGTACTATGCCGTATTATATTAGATGTACTATATACTGTGACGTGAATTGTAAtagtaaagtaattaatatctGTATGTTATCTTGCTGGCATTCCACTCGAGGATTATAGGTACAATACAAACCAACAAACCTCCATCTATTAAACCAAAGCTGCATCAAAATCTgttacgtagttttaaagatctaaaGCATACATAGGACAAGCAGcggaaagcgactttgttttatactgtaTAGTGATAAGATTATTGTATGCATTGAAGTAGTACATCGTCATCCTTCTCATAATGTCATTAACACGTCTCTTAATCCATGAAGAGGCAGAAATGTGCATATTCAATGTATCGATCGATTGAAGGGGTACCTACTGGTTATTATGTAAACTTTTctctacataataattattatgaacaaaTTTCTATAATGATTTTGACTAGGGAATTTATCTCGATGCCTTTTGTTTTACCAACAAATTTAATGAATAAgcttaagaaaataatagacaatattaatttgtatttggtTTATTGtgccattttataaataaacaactacagtgattacaatatttacaattacatacataaatttaatttatcttatttaatacatttttctaCAATGTTAACTAACTATGATACACTGCTAAAGTTAAGACGGATGGACATTGGTTAGGTGAAGAAAGGTTCTtgaaattttctaacaaattaattgaaacatTGCTCACATAGGTAACATTAAAAGACttggtaaaatattaaatacgacAATGCagaaaaacacacacaaagcaGTGTTAAAACAAGAATAGTAACAAAAGTTTAATATTCGGAGCTGCATACGATCTAACTGATTACCGGGACTCTGACtgaaaacaggagtagaaatgggagatttttagtcaataagagtatGAAattctctctctcgcctcacacaaagcggtagaagtcattgaattattTCCCGCCCTTAGAAAaggcaattatttattgtattataccGTTCTCAAACCAAAATCTGTGGATCGATCTCCGATTTTGATAAAActtcatacaaacaaaatataatgacaAAATTGGAACATAATGACAGAATTGATTTTGTAGGAAAAAGGGAAAATGATCACTCGTGGTATAATGAACAAGATATTAGCTCCATCTCTAATTTATTGACAATTTAACATCAATTATGGCCtaactataattaatttattaattagatattacACAATGTCTATCCATTTTGACGTTCCAATTATCTATTATTaagaaatgattatttattttcaaatagcaTTCTCTAGAGCTAATATACACATATTAAGTATGTCCTAAAATATCacagaattataattataaataattatgtaattaattattattgggtGTAAAGGTGGATgcccttttaataaaattaatagaataGTAATTtgaataacttaatattttcttaataacaaCAATCCTCTTTTATATTCCAAACATTATTTTGCAAGCTATTGGTTCACAACTTCACtatttgtcttttaaaaatTAGCGGCAAGAAACGAAAActatatacacggtgtaacaaaaaggggtatacatatcaagtgtacggtttctagataacataacaaacgatacgggaagggttttttaaactcatgttttcatggaacgaagttacgaatttttccaatacataaaattccagaaaccgaacatcaaaattaggtagatactaggcgatcagatttacacaacaaatgtttcgtaatattagcgagtgacccctgtagtgttgtgataggtttctatgatttaaaatcatgAACCATGcaacaccaagtatttggtacaattttttttaaacgtattttgagctgaaattttTTGTAGAGGTTCttttcaacctgtattcttcagtgcttcttgatgtaatgggtattttgttacacgctgtatatataaCATTTATAAGCTTAAGGACAATCCACCTCGTATTAAAATAAAGgtatatattttactaaaacctTAGTACTActaccaacaaaataatttaatacttacaataggattattacaataaattgtacAGACATTAAAATCTATGTTACTATAACTAATATTTCTACATAGTATggacacaaaattaaattcctatGCGTTTAATAGTATGGCAatacttatttacattaatatttttatttcattatttacacGAACACTTCTAAATTCAAGTTTCAATTAACAGATGGCGTTAGTTGTAGTGGTGTCAAAACAAATTTTGAAGATGagtgtttctttttattaatgttattttatttccagataGAACTAAGCAAGgctagtaaatattgttataactaTTTGTATATAATAGTTAGTTACCAAAGTTTATTAAACTATGAattggtttaaataaaatttcgaCATCCACTATACGATTGGAACCTTTTCCACCTCACTTTTTCACCATGAAAGAATGACTTCAATTATTTTACcttttaattatcaattattgATTGATGTAAGTATATACgatctaataaaattttacaagaaTAAATATGCAAATATTGTATAACCCTAAGTACTTGAGATACCTATAAACGACTCAATTTCCCGCTTTAATCTCGGAACTAGCGGATTCAGAGAAACAATCATTGGAGATGCCACTCTGGACAGAACAGAAGCTAGCTGGCGAACTCCTATTGCTCAGGTCCTGGCCATTCTCAATCATAGTACCACTTGGCTGCCGTAGAAAGTTCTGGAACCCAATCGGATTAACATTGACCATTTTATCCGGTTTCTTCAACAACTCTTCTATAGAATACGGATTCttctttttctctttctcttgTGACTTCTGATCGTCATCCACATCAGGTCGATCCGTGCTGTCATCGCTCGCTTCAACAGATATATGTTCCGAATTCTCCGATTTCACTTCATCCGGATTTATCCGGTTTAGAAGATCGCTGTGTAGGTTTAGAGCGTAGGGGGAGAAGTTTTTCGAGTCGTGGTAGGGTAGCATTATTCTTTGCCATGGGTTGATTGGGTAGGGTTTCAAAAGGCCTTGTGCTTGTACTTGGTTCGCTAGGAGCCATGATGTGGCCAGTCTACGGTCGTATAGCGCCGGGTCCGTGTGTTGTGGAGGTGGCACTCTTACGGCGGAATGGGCGAAGTAGGGAGAGCTCTGTTGTGATGGCATGGCTGTAGGTGGCAGTGACGTCTTCATCGACATGTACTCCATCATGTTTGGCGGTATATCTGGTTGTGGGTACGTTTCTGTAAAGAAGAGAAGGGTTTTGTTTAGAATAAATGTATAGTAATTTTgaaaaacaacgtcacgccttttatccccgaaggggtaggtagaagtgcacattacggcacgtaatgccgctatacagacgaacgcacttgcgaccactcgaccaacgaggcagtaattttGAAATGTATGCTAAATTTGATTTCCAGGAAGAAATAAGGACTGCCTAATTTTATTCTATAGATTTGCAGATATTTTAcaactttaaacaaaaacataaacagtaaCATCATATCTATCCATAACACATCAgtagtttaataaaacaaaaaatgttcaaCAAAACACTCCTA
This genomic interval from Spodoptera frugiperda isolate SF20-4 chromosome 14, AGI-APGP_CSIRO_Sfru_2.0, whole genome shotgun sequence contains the following:
- the LOC118279398 gene encoding paired box pox-neuro protein, translated to MPHTGQAGVNQLGGVFVNGRPLPDVVRKRIVELAIMGVRPCDISRQLLVSHGCVSKILTRFYETGSIRPGSIGGSKTKQVATPTVVKKILRLKQENPGMFAWEIRERLLSARVCEPHSIPSVSSVNRILRNSGLAWSDDDTRSAHETYPQPDIPPNMMEYMSMKTSLPPTAMPSQQSSPYFAHSAVRVPPPQHTDPALYDRRLATSWLLANQVQAQGLLKPYPINPWQRIMLPYHDSKNFSPYALNLHSDLLNRINPDEVKSENSEHISVEASDDSTDRPDVDDDQKSQEKEKKKNPYSIEELLKKPDKMVNVNPIGFQNFLRQPSGTMIENGQDLSNRSSPASFCSVQSGISNDCFSESASSEIKAGN